One genomic region from Candidatus Caldarchaeum subterraneum encodes:
- a CDS encoding spermidine/putrescine ABC transporter ATP-binding protein, whose amino-acid sequence MAEVEIRSVKKVYEGGVEALRGVNLAIEKNEFFSLLGPSGCGKTTLLRIIAGLEQQDEGEVLIGGKNMDNVPPHKRGVGLVFQGTAIFPHMTVYDNIAFGLRMRKYPRQEIRERVRNVLELMNMPFEKYAWKKSHQLSGGERQRVEIARSLVIEPKVLLLDEPLGPLDLKIRQKMQLELKRLQKKVGTTFIYVTHDQTEAFAMSDRIAVMEKGLVVQVGTPEEIYRRPLSRFVADFIGETNLIEGEVDAGGFFLAEGLPPLKIASEASEGLAGRKALLSIRPELIYLGNSIETENKLRGVVVDKTYMGPYATLKIGVSGEILLTVHVREPEFLQNIKVGDHVSFGWKASDSYLIVG is encoded by the coding sequence ATGGCCGAGGTAGAGATTAGGAGCGTCAAGAAAGTTTACGAGGGCGGCGTCGAGGCCCTGAGAGGTGTGAACCTCGCCATCGAGAAAAACGAGTTCTTTTCCCTGCTCGGGCCCAGCGGATGCGGTAAAACCACTCTTCTCAGGATTATAGCTGGGTTGGAGCAGCAGGATGAGGGCGAGGTGCTGATTGGCGGTAAAAACATGGACAACGTTCCCCCACACAAGCGAGGTGTTGGACTGGTTTTCCAAGGCACAGCAATCTTCCCCCACATGACGGTGTATGACAACATAGCGTTTGGACTCAGGATGCGGAAGTATCCACGGCAAGAGATACGGGAGAGGGTTCGCAACGTGCTTGAGTTGATGAACATGCCTTTCGAAAAATATGCGTGGAAAAAATCGCATCAGCTCAGCGGCGGCGAGAGACAGAGGGTTGAGATAGCGCGGTCGCTTGTCATAGAGCCGAAGGTGCTGCTGCTCGACGAGCCGCTGGGTCCTCTGGACCTCAAGATAAGGCAAAAGATGCAGCTTGAGCTTAAGCGTCTTCAGAAAAAGGTTGGCACAACATTCATCTATGTAACCCATGACCAGACAGAGGCCTTCGCCATGTCCGACAGAATAGCCGTGATGGAGAAAGGTCTTGTAGTCCAGGTGGGGACGCCTGAGGAGATTTACCGAAGGCCTTTGAGCAGGTTCGTCGCAGACTTTATCGGCGAAACAAACCTTATCGAGGGCGAGGTGGATGCTGGTGGCTTCTTCTTGGCGGAGGGGCTGCCTCCCCTGAAGATCGCTTCCGAGGCTTCTGAAGGCTTGGCAGGGAGAAAGGCTCTTTTATCAATCAGGCCTGAGCTCATCTATCTCGGCAACTCCATCGAGACAGAGAACAAGCTGAGGGGTGTGGTTGTCGACAAGACATACATGGGGCCCTACGCTACGCTCAAAATCGGAGTAAGCGGTGAAATCCTACTGACCGTTCATGTCCGCGAGCCCGAGTTTCTCCAAAACATCAAAGTAGGTGACCATGTCTCGTTCGGCTGGAAAGCCTCAGACTCCTACCTCATAGTGGGATGA
- a CDS encoding spermidine/putrescine ABC transporter permease, with protein sequence MRQRRKTGLVLLLLLPPLLFYISFFLAPFLTVVGVSIGLVLPSEAQVSRGEAITLRYFQDALDPLFLRVLSRSLLFALATSAGCVLLGYPVAYFIAFKGGRYKNFLILLVILPLWVTFVLRAYAVLSLLGPEGVVNSFLLNLGIIKQPLYLIYNEFAVMLGMLYGYLPFMILPLYASLEKISKTVVEAARALGAGPFTAFLKITLPLSKPGLVAGTLLTFIPAAGEFVIPSFLGGPSEVFVGTMIYSAFISARNWNWGSALSLVYIALVLVGVALYMRYSREELTI encoded by the coding sequence ATGAGGCAGCGGAGAAAGACAGGGCTAGTGCTGTTGCTTCTGCTTCCACCGCTTCTCTTCTACATCAGCTTCTTCCTCGCACCGTTTCTCACGGTCGTGGGCGTCAGCATCGGCCTCGTTCTCCCAAGCGAGGCACAGGTTTCCCGTGGAGAGGCCATCACACTCCGTTATTTCCAAGACGCGTTGGACCCTCTTTTCCTCAGAGTTCTCAGCCGTTCACTTCTCTTCGCTCTCGCGACGTCGGCGGGATGCGTCTTACTGGGCTACCCCGTGGCCTACTTCATAGCATTCAAGGGCGGACGCTACAAAAACTTCCTCATACTTCTCGTCATACTTCCTCTCTGGGTGACCTTCGTGCTTAGGGCCTACGCCGTCCTCTCACTTCTCGGCCCAGAAGGTGTTGTCAACTCGTTTCTCCTAAACCTTGGCATAATCAAGCAGCCTCTCTACCTCATCTACAACGAGTTCGCCGTCATGCTGGGAATGCTCTACGGCTACCTACCCTTCATGATACTCCCCCTATACGCAAGCCTCGAGAAAATAAGCAAAACAGTAGTCGAAGCAGCGCGAGCACTCGGCGCAGGCCCCTTTACAGCATTTCTCAAGATTACACTGCCGCTTAGCAAGCCGGGGCTCGTCGCGGGCACGCTTCTCACATTCATCCCAGCCGCAGGAGAATTCGTCATACCCTCGTTTCTAGGAGGTCCGAGCGAAGTCTTCGTAGGCACCATGATATACTCGGCATTCATCTCAGCCCGCAACTGGAACTGGGGCTCGGCGCTTTCACTCGTCTACATCGCGCTTGTCCTCGTCGGCGTAGCCCTCTACATGCGATACTCGAGAGAGGAGTTGACGATATGA
- a CDS encoding glutamate-1-semialdehyde-2,1-aminomutase: protein MPTIFKSGLSGNTFLEKFLAATKRSKALYEEALGLTPHGVHSNWRIFDPYPLYMSRGKGSRIWDVDGNMYLDFNMAFGALGVGHAHPILVEEMRKVIENGTIYGFESEASVKTAKVLTERFGYERVRFATTGLEATMLAVRLARAFTGRKKILKFEGCFHGSHEPLMVSVKPNIYRAGHPKTPNSVPASMGMPQEFADLVTVAPYGDLDAVEKIMQKHGNDVAGIILEPIAMNMGVVIPPLEFLKGLRRLADEYNSLLIFDEVKTSGKFYRGVQEWCGVKGDIMVAAKSIAGGYPFSAVLSSKEVFDYVGPNKTAHGGTFNSNPLSVNAAHVTLTKILTVDNLRHAQTLSKELAKGYSDILEEAKITHNITHIATSGTIYFTEHPIRNWRDFVKFNDFGKWFAWVVGMLAYGVIPQALGYDEQWTVSVQHTREDVEKALEAMKNVVKQLKDASIQVGVEEVL, encoded by the coding sequence ATGCCAACAATTTTTAAAAGTGGTTTGTCGGGCAACACGTTTCTGGAAAAGTTTCTAGCGGCTACCAAGCGTAGCAAGGCCCTTTATGAAGAGGCCCTTGGGCTTACGCCCCATGGCGTTCACAGCAACTGGCGCATATTCGACCCCTACCCGCTCTACATGAGCAGGGGAAAAGGCTCACGGATATGGGATGTGGACGGAAACATGTATCTGGACTTTAACATGGCTTTCGGAGCACTTGGCGTCGGCCATGCTCACCCCATTCTCGTCGAGGAGATGAGGAAAGTTATCGAGAACGGCACCATCTATGGTTTCGAGTCGGAGGCTTCGGTGAAGACGGCTAAGGTTTTGACGGAGAGGTTTGGCTATGAGAGGGTGAGGTTTGCGACGACGGGGCTGGAGGCGACGATGCTGGCTGTTAGGCTGGCGAGAGCCTTCACGGGCCGTAAGAAGATTCTCAAGTTTGAGGGATGTTTCCACGGTTCGCATGAGCCTTTGATGGTGAGCGTCAAGCCAAACATCTACAGAGCAGGCCATCCCAAGACACCTAACTCTGTGCCTGCGAGCATGGGTATGCCGCAGGAGTTCGCCGACCTCGTAACCGTCGCACCCTACGGAGACCTAGACGCCGTCGAGAAAATCATGCAGAAACACGGCAACGATGTTGCGGGCATTATTCTCGAGCCAATTGCTATGAACATGGGTGTAGTCATTCCTCCGCTGGAGTTTTTGAAGGGGTTGAGGAGGCTGGCGGATGAGTACAACTCGCTTCTTATCTTTGACGAGGTTAAGACGAGCGGCAAGTTTTACCGCGGGGTGCAGGAGTGGTGCGGCGTAAAGGGCGACATAATGGTTGCGGCGAAGTCGATAGCCGGGGGATACCCCTTCTCGGCCGTGCTGTCGAGCAAAGAGGTTTTCGACTATGTGGGGCCCAACAAGACCGCCCACGGCGGCACCTTCAACTCTAACCCGTTATCAGTGAACGCAGCCCACGTAACCTTGACCAAGATACTCACGGTGGACAATCTCCGCCACGCCCAGACCCTCAGCAAAGAGCTTGCGAAAGGCTACAGCGACATCCTCGAAGAAGCAAAAATCACCCACAACATTACACACATCGCGACAAGCGGAACAATATACTTCACCGAGCACCCTATACGCAACTGGAGAGACTTTGTAAAGTTCAACGATTTCGGAAAATGGTTCGCATGGGTTGTGGGCATGCTTGCATACGGCGTGATTCCACAGGCACTCGGCTATGATGAGCAGTGGACCGTCTCCGTTCAGCACACCAGAGAAGATGTGGAGAAAGCGTTGGAGGCGATGAAAAACGTCGTCAAACAGCTCAAAGACGCCAGCATACAAGTTGGTGTGGAAGAGGTTCTCTGA